A genomic region of Gemmata massiliana contains the following coding sequences:
- a CDS encoding serine/threonine-protein kinase: MRTLSDLANVLIGCRIVSRTRWERAARAGGGDPGATLDALTAHPPDWYTATPGDTAEAPAGLSEYQRGVIDLWLEGDQTPIERQLTVNQFLLLEKLGEGGQGEVYRGRQLNPPRFVAIKTLTRDTETSRARFEQEARTMMKIQHPSVARFYLYERVRDEDNKPTNEYLIAMELVDGNDLHRMVRWSGPIPWQFAVKWGIDLLGGLAVIHQNGFIHRDVKPANVIPLGPPPEAGTRPNETAAKLLDFGAVGTVESAAVSRSGRRVFVGTREYAPPEQWAERVVPASDLYALGGTLFYALTGRPPYEVEGRDAVAFMKAHSHAPIPLATDFNSNMPQKLSWLLQRMLAKRADDRGTAVELIEEFRELLPTDDAPAKSVKPVRKSKSAQPAPIPARRPLAPPETETQGALDRVFGPVLTIFERVFLPARLRPVPGTAHPFGERVASLLRQPSVLLVFVLLAALFVFWIVW; this comes from the coding sequence ATGCGAACGCTCTCGGACCTCGCGAACGTATTGATCGGCTGTCGGATCGTCAGCCGAACGCGCTGGGAGCGCGCCGCTCGCGCCGGCGGGGGCGATCCGGGCGCGACTCTTGATGCTCTCACCGCACACCCGCCCGACTGGTACACCGCGACGCCCGGAGACACGGCCGAAGCCCCAGCGGGACTGAGCGAGTACCAGCGAGGTGTCATTGATTTGTGGCTCGAAGGCGATCAAACACCGATCGAGCGGCAACTGACAGTGAATCAGTTCCTACTCCTGGAGAAACTTGGGGAGGGTGGTCAGGGTGAGGTCTACCGCGGGCGCCAACTGAACCCACCCCGGTTCGTCGCGATCAAAACGCTCACGCGCGACACCGAAACCAGCCGGGCGCGGTTCGAGCAGGAAGCCCGCACGATGATGAAGATCCAGCACCCGAGCGTCGCGCGGTTTTACCTGTACGAGCGCGTCCGCGACGAGGACAACAAGCCGACCAACGAATACCTGATCGCGATGGAACTCGTGGACGGGAACGACCTCCACCGAATGGTCCGGTGGTCCGGCCCCATCCCCTGGCAGTTCGCGGTGAAATGGGGCATCGACCTGCTCGGCGGACTGGCGGTCATTCACCAAAATGGGTTCATTCACCGCGACGTGAAGCCCGCGAACGTGATCCCCCTCGGTCCGCCCCCGGAAGCCGGCACGCGCCCGAACGAAACCGCGGCCAAGCTGCTCGACTTCGGCGCGGTCGGTACAGTTGAGAGTGCGGCGGTGTCCAGAAGCGGCCGGCGCGTGTTCGTCGGCACCCGGGAATACGCCCCGCCGGAGCAGTGGGCGGAGCGTGTCGTCCCCGCGTCCGATCTTTACGCACTCGGGGGCACCTTGTTTTACGCGCTGACGGGTCGCCCCCCTTATGAAGTCGAGGGGCGGGACGCGGTCGCGTTTATGAAGGCACACTCCCACGCTCCGATTCCGTTGGCGACCGATTTTAACTCGAACATGCCCCAGAAACTGAGTTGGCTCCTTCAGAGAATGCTGGCGAAGCGCGCGGACGATCGCGGAACAGCAGTCGAGTTGATTGAGGAATTCCGAGAACTTCTCCCGACAGATGATGCGCCCGCAAAATCGGTTAAACCGGTGCGCAAGTCGAAATCGGCCCAACCCGCTCCGATTCCGGCTCGGCGCCCTTTGGCGCCACCTGAAACGGAGACGCAAGGCGCGTTGGATCGTGTGTTCGGGCCAGTTCTTACGATTTTTGAGCGTGTGTTTCTCCCCGCGCGTCTGCGACCGGTGCCGGGAACGGCCCACCCGTTCGGTGAGCGCGTGGCGTCGCTGCTCCGCCAACCGTCCGTTTTGCTTGTTTTTGTGCTTCTTGCGGCCTTGTTCGTGTTCTGGATTGTGTGGTAG
- a CDS encoding response regulator produces the protein MTATDLVHRPLGGARVLVAEGDADDSVVLTAVLRLNGFDACEARTAEDALKAASDTRPAVLMVDLDLPDLDGCALIRRVRRLPDPPAVVVVTGHTAESVRRAALAAGASAFLLKPADPIELTKLVGQLSEEQLGRKTG, from the coding sequence ATGACTGCGACGGATCTCGTTCACCGTCCGCTCGGAGGGGCGCGTGTGCTGGTCGCGGAGGGCGACGCGGACGATTCGGTGGTTCTTACCGCCGTCTTGCGCCTCAATGGTTTCGATGCGTGCGAAGCTCGAACGGCCGAGGACGCGCTGAAAGCCGCGTCCGATACGCGCCCGGCCGTTCTGATGGTTGATTTGGACCTGCCCGACTTGGATGGCTGCGCGCTCATTCGTCGGGTGCGGCGCTTGCCCGATCCCCCGGCGGTCGTTGTGGTAACCGGCCACACGGCCGAGAGCGTGCGTCGGGCGGCGCTGGCGGCCGGGGCATCGGCGTTCCTCCTGAAGCCGGCCGATCCGATCGAACTGACGAAGTTGGTCGGGCAGTTGAGCGAGGAGCAGTTGGGGCGGAAAACGGGCTGA
- a CDS encoding CotH kinase family protein — MGNGSRFRLHSLWFVGAMGLALTPISAPTAVAKPDNKPGAFEPGQVWDVHITISAEEFAAMQPRTGRGFPGFGPGAAPKAPEKPVDPNREVHRNNFGADLPWATGTVTIGNETFKDIGIRYKGNGTIGDASRTIKKSFKIDLDHFGGTGRFSGSKTINLHCGVADPSKLRESLGYSLYRTAGVPAPRTAFAEVRLTVPGKYDKELLGFYTATEAVDKQFLRNNFGTDAGLLLKPEGVRDFAEMGEDWNQYKKQFAPKRDATPDEAKRVVAFAQLVRKADDATFSKEIDSYLDTDAYLRFLAATAFVANSDGFFTLGHNYYIYLHPKSGRLHFFPWDLDRAFANFMILGTADQQMNLSMAHPYAGTHRLTERVLAVPGMAEKYQKLLKELSAKCFDKERLLKELEATETATKELIARDAKAAQVRKDGAPNGFGFGKPPALKTFIEKRTTSVAAQVAGTSKGHVPTNGGFGGPPPKIGDIMAGPLMGALDTNEDGQLSRDEWIGIAKKVFDASEKDKDGLVDQKALTVGLNGMFPKPPEGSPPPPGGFSLGNFMAGPILSRADANKDGKLTSEELIGAASKLFDAFDKKKAGKLEESAFSEMLSDLFPAPKFGPPPGPPTKDGKKP, encoded by the coding sequence ATGGGTAACGGTTCTCGGTTCCGTCTTCATTCGTTGTGGTTCGTTGGCGCAATGGGTTTGGCCCTCACCCCAATCAGCGCACCAACCGCCGTTGCCAAGCCGGATAACAAACCGGGAGCGTTTGAACCGGGCCAGGTGTGGGACGTCCATATCACCATTTCGGCCGAAGAGTTCGCCGCGATGCAACCCCGCACGGGGCGCGGGTTCCCGGGTTTCGGTCCCGGTGCGGCCCCCAAAGCCCCGGAGAAACCAGTTGACCCGAACCGAGAGGTCCACCGGAACAACTTCGGAGCCGATTTGCCGTGGGCTACGGGAACGGTCACGATCGGTAACGAGACGTTCAAAGACATCGGCATCCGGTACAAGGGCAACGGCACCATCGGGGACGCATCGCGTACCATCAAGAAGTCGTTCAAGATCGACCTCGACCACTTCGGCGGGACCGGGCGGTTCAGTGGGTCGAAGACGATTAATCTGCACTGCGGGGTCGCGGACCCGTCCAAGCTCCGGGAATCGCTCGGCTACTCGCTCTACCGCACGGCCGGGGTGCCCGCCCCACGCACCGCGTTCGCAGAAGTGCGACTCACGGTTCCGGGCAAGTACGACAAGGAGTTGCTCGGGTTCTACACCGCGACGGAGGCGGTCGACAAACAGTTCCTGCGGAACAATTTTGGAACCGACGCGGGCCTCTTGCTGAAACCGGAAGGGGTACGTGACTTCGCGGAAATGGGCGAGGACTGGAACCAGTACAAGAAGCAGTTCGCCCCGAAACGGGACGCGACACCGGACGAGGCCAAGCGCGTGGTCGCGTTCGCCCAACTGGTGCGGAAAGCCGACGACGCCACGTTCAGCAAGGAGATCGATTCGTACCTCGACACCGATGCGTACCTGCGATTCCTGGCCGCGACCGCGTTCGTGGCGAACTCGGACGGGTTCTTCACGCTCGGGCACAACTACTACATCTACCTGCACCCGAAAAGCGGCCGGCTCCACTTCTTCCCCTGGGATCTCGACCGCGCGTTCGCCAACTTCATGATCCTCGGCACCGCGGACCAGCAGATGAACCTGAGCATGGCGCACCCGTATGCGGGCACCCACCGACTGACCGAGCGCGTGCTCGCGGTCCCGGGAATGGCCGAGAAGTACCAGAAGTTGCTTAAAGAACTGTCCGCCAAGTGCTTCGATAAGGAACGGCTGTTGAAGGAACTGGAAGCGACGGAAACGGCGACGAAGGAACTGATCGCACGCGACGCCAAAGCCGCGCAAGTTCGGAAAGACGGAGCACCCAACGGGTTCGGCTTCGGCAAGCCGCCCGCACTCAAGACGTTCATCGAGAAGCGCACCACGTCGGTCGCGGCGCAGGTCGCGGGCACGTCCAAGGGGCACGTCCCAACGAACGGCGGGTTCGGCGGTCCGCCCCCGAAGATCGGCGACATCATGGCCGGCCCGCTCATGGGCGCGCTCGATACCAACGAGGACGGTCAGTTGTCGCGCGACGAGTGGATCGGGATCGCGAAGAAAGTGTTCGACGCGAGCGAGAAAGACAAGGACGGGTTGGTCGATCAGAAGGCGCTCACGGTGGGACTCAACGGGATGTTCCCGAAGCCGCCCGAAGGTTCTCCGCCCCCTCCGGGCGGCTTCTCGCTCGGCAACTTTATGGCCGGCCCGATCCTGTCCCGCGCGGACGCGAACAAGGACGGTAAGTTGACGTCCGAAGAACTGATCGGCGCCGCGAGCAAGCTGTTCGACGCCTTTGACAAGAAAAAGGCTGGGAAGCTTGAAGAATCGGCGTTCTCAGAAATGCTCTCGGATCTGTTCCCCGCGCCCAAATTCGGGCCGCCACCCGGTCCACCAACTAAAGACGGCAAGAAGCCGTGA
- a CDS encoding transposase, whose translation MRESLSAFTTEGLPRDFGRGRGSVPGFAPRSSGNRVSSQPTTACSSTRCSGSPGWVSWRDLPERFGKWNSAWRRFDCWARKGTWAAVFEVLQDPDLEWQPST comes from the coding sequence ATGAGGGAATCCCTTTCAGCGTTCACAACGGAAGGGCTTCCACGCGATTTCGGACGCGGCCGGGGATCGGTTCCAGGATTTGCTCCCCGGTCATCGGGCAACCGAGTTAGCTCGCAGCCGACAACCGCCTGCTCATCGACGCGGTGCTCTGGATCGCCGGGTTGGGTTTCCTGGCGCGATTTGCCCGAGCGGTTCGGCAAGTGGAACTCGGCTTGGCGCCGGTTCGACTGTTGGGCTCGTAAGGGCACATGGGCAGCGGTGTTTGAGGTACTGCAAGACCCGGACCTGGAGTGGCAGCCCTCAACTTGA
- a CDS encoding transposase gives MSTCERHPSDLTDPAGQHRAPIPAGRWPDHLPHVPLREVVNAALDLVWGGRTWRMLPHDVPPRETVSYGFYTWHEAGVWEPVHNALRSEIRARDEGTDPARGNHRPPVGEDHRGGPEGVRAHAQPPALAVGQEAVQVPPGPARGLGRGEVRGK, from the coding sequence ATGAGCACCTGTGAGCGCCACCCGAGCGACCTGACGGATCCCGCGGGACAACATCGGGCACCTATTCCCGCAGGGCGATGGCCGGACCACCTCCCGCACGTACCCCTGCGGGAGGTGGTCAACGCCGCCCTCGACTTGGTCTGGGGCGGACGCACGTGGCGCATGTTGCCGCACGACGTCCCACCCCGGGAGACGGTCTCGTACGGCTTCTACACGTGGCACGAGGCCGGGGTTTGGGAGCCGGTACATAACGCCCTCCGATCCGAGATCCGGGCACGCGACGAGGGAACCGACCCCGCGCGCGGGAATCATCGACCGCCCGTCGGTGAAGACCATCGAGGCGGGCCAGAAGGTGTCCGGGCGCACGCCCAGCCTCCTGCGCTCGCTGTCGGTCAGGAGGCCGTGCAGGTACCCCCCGGCCCAGCGCGCGGGCTTGGCCGGGGGGAAGTCCGGGGCAAATAG
- a CDS encoding transposase: protein MAQAQALGRGRGGLSGLSTKIIATIADEDTVLTVDVVPRQAGDAPLLVPVPDRTLARGPVDEIVGDKAFDGDQLRCDCLNREVNPNIPLKSNRDPDQWVFDTDSYKERNRVERLFGKAKPFRRIATRYEKLKVTHFGLLHVVLGFIRLRKLRNVNTP from the coding sequence GTGGCCCAGGCTCAAGCCCTCGGGCGCGGTCGGGGCGGGCTGAGCGGGCTGAGCACCAAGATCATCGCGACCATCGCCGACGAGGACACGGTGCTCACGGTGGACGTGGTCCCCAGACAAGCGGGCGATGCGCCGCTGCTGGTTCCAGTGCCGGACCGCACCTTGGCGCGCGGCCCGGTGGACGAGATCGTCGGGGACAAGGCCTTTGACGGTGACCAGTTGCGATGCGACTGCTTAAACCGGGAGGTGAACCCGAACATCCCACTCAAGTCCAACCGAGATCCGGATCAGTGGGTATTCGATACCGACAGCTACAAGGAGCGGAACCGGGTCGAGCGCCTGTTCGGCAAAGCCAAACCGTTCCGCCGCATCGCCACCCGGTACGAGAAGCTCAAGGTCACCCACTTCGGGCTGTTACACGTGGTTCTCGGCTTCATACGCCTGCGCAAACTGAGGAACGTCAACACGCCCTAG